DNA from Chloroflexota bacterium:
AGTTTTATCCAGAGCGCCAGGGCTCTGATCTGGCAGGCAGCCAGGTAAGAGGCCGACGTTTTGGCATAGCGGGTGGCTACTGCCCGCCATTCTTTGAGATGGCGGAAGGCGTTTTCCACCA
Protein-coding regions in this window:
- a CDS encoding IS5/IS1182 family transposase, with protein sequence VENAFRHLKEWRAVATRYAKTSASYLAACQIRALALWIKLL